From Dermacentor albipictus isolate Rhodes 1998 colony chromosome 8, USDA_Dalb.pri_finalv2, whole genome shotgun sequence:
ACGTTTGCATGTGTTTCAACGTGCAGCTTTAACGCGCAGAAGTTTGCATGGAAATATAGTTCCGTGGCACAATAGCCTACTTTTGTTGTAGCATGTTACCTGACTGCTGCTTCAGAGCTGCTGAATGTGCAGCCAAACCTGTTGTCTGGCCAAATAAAGCGCTACAGCCGTTGCAGAGCTTGTACCACTGTAATGCCTCGAAGGTTGAGAGAGTGTTGCCCTCACTCTCCAGATAGTCACACGGCAGTGTATCACTTGCAGAGTGACATCGAAGCTTTTGACAAAGACAGGCCCCTGTGCCGCTATTTTAAAGGCTTTGAATAAAGGTGTATGCACACTTAATGTGCAGAGCTCCCAAACTGAATTTAAGTGGTTCCCTTATGCTCCTGTTCATTCTGAACCTGCTGAGTGGTCACTGCGATTGTTACATTACACAAGCATGTTGCATACTTCTTGTGCCTTCCAGCAACTTCATGCTGCGGCATAATAATTATTTGCTTAATCCTTGAATTTATCTCTTTTAACTGCACTGTCACTTCAGTTATGCTTGTTGGGCCCATATTTTGTAATGATCCATTTAATGTCTTGTATAATGCAGCACTTATGGAAAACTAGGGTGGACTGATAGAACAACACACACCATCAGTGCTGACTCACAACTGACCAGTTTATTAGATCATTTatgcatttgtgcttgtttatgcaagcacaAATATACATGTGACATGAGTTGCCACAACTGTCTGATTTGTACAAGCTTTTAAAATTGTCTTCTGCAGAAACATAATTCCTTTGCTTTGAAAATCAATTGAAGTTCGGCTAACGCTGTCTGCCTTTTCACTGCAAGTCTGTGTCTGTCCATCTTGTTCTCTCTATTTGTGCTGTTCTTTATCTGAAGTTAAGCATTATCTATTTAATTGCAATCTACTTGATTTTAATTTTCTGTTTCTTATTACCTATCACACTGAGTAGCTGATCATGGTGAATAAGATTGGTGGCACCCAGGTCATTGGTGAAGGGtcaaatgaagggaaaatgaaacCCATTTGTACAATATATGGGCCCTGAAGGTGTGTTAATTGTAGTTAAGTTGGAGAAAAAAACAGAAGTTTGCATAGCTGGTTGATGCAGGCCGAAATGGATAAAACTCTTGTTATCAAAATTACTTCTGCAAGTATCTTCTACTCttgaacaaacaaaacaaaagcttgTACAGCTTATTTCTGCAGCTGTAGCTGCTCTGCAACTGTTGGGGCTCACACTTTGTTGTAGCACATTTGTGTTCATGTGCAAGGCATAAAAAGCTTAGCTTGGGAGTCATGGAAATGCAGACTGCACCTATTCTTTCTGTTCAGCCCATTGATACTTTTTGTCGCAATGGGACAGGCATGTTTCAGTGATCATTGCTTGGTGTTTGGAGTTGTCTTTGGGACCAGAATTGAAGAAATGCAGGTCCTGCTGGCAAAATTTGATCCAACATGAACTCTGCCGAAATGGTTGGTCTAAATTTGTAGTGTGCCTGGAGTGCTGGATAGTTCGCAGTGCATCTGAAAGTTGGCCAGATTTCTACTTGCAGAgttgccttccttttttttacttctctttCATTGAAGAGATGAAataacatcatcatcaccttTTATGTAAGCTACAAGGACAGCATGCAGAACATCAACTTTGACTTTATCTGTAATGTGTTTTACAAGACATGTAACAGAACTTGCTCAACTACGGTAGTTCTCAATGGCACATATCACTAGCAAGAAATTTTGTTCTTTCTGCTATAGATGCTGATTATTGCAGTGAGACTAGTACAAATAGTGCTGCGCTTATGCAATGATTGGTCACAACATAGAGGTAGTGCAACGAAACAATCGTGATTGGTCACAGTACAGTATGGCACAGCGGTTTTTGAAAACATTAAAAGTGCTTGCTTTGTGTACTATCAACAATATTCAAACCTTTGCTAATTTTCAAAAAGAAATTGATAACCAGTCTCAATATAACAATATGATATGACGATGGATGATATAACAATGAATCATTTAGATAATGATATAACAACATGTCATTATTTAGATTGACACAAACATGTAATACAACTGTAGATGTTATGttttctgtactaatttcacatCACAACTGAGGTACTTGCACATGAATATGAAAACGCCCTCATTTCACTGATTAGCTTGCGGCTGTCGCCGACTGAAGAAGACGACACTGTCAAGGGATATTGAATGCATTATTAAAAAAGACACATTAACGTCGGTGATTACTTGTTATGACAAGCACATGCTCTTTTGATCACACTAGATTATACCTTCAAAACATGAAATGCTGACTGGCCCAGAATTTTCAGGCATGTTGATTGCCATGTCTCATATTGGCAGGCAGATACGCTACTAAGAGCCATTAATTGTCAGTGCTTCTATTGCCATATTATCAGTTTTCTTAGACCATGCACATATATCTGCCAGCTGTTACAAACTTGTCACAGGACTGAGTTATACTTTAAAGCCAACTAAAATTGAAAGAAACTAAAGCAAGATAGCACTTATTGCTGAACACCGACTATGCTGCAGTAGTTTTCACAAGTTCTTTCATTTAATCTGTAATGACTGCACGCTTGCTTCATGCCTTTCTTGACTCAATTTACATAAAAGGAAAGGCATCTGTTATTTTGCTTTTAACTTCAACTCGACCTGATGATAGTTTGGTGAAGCAACTAACCTTAAATGCACAGTTTCTGTGGGAGGTGCTAGTCATAACTTCATTGTGTTGATCACATTAATTACAGGTGGCTTCATGTAATTGTGAGATATCCCTATTATTTAAGAACATTCTCAGCAACTCTGTCTGTATGCTGGAATATAATGCACATTATACGTGCCATTAGAAGTAATGCTGTAGTCACTGTCATTCTGCTCTACAACAATAAATGCGATAACCACACCAATTTTTCCCAAATGCATGATGCCACACAAACCGCACAACATGTAAATTAACCTTTTAAGAACTTGTGCATCCCTCAAAGCCAACATGTAGCTAATAACTGCATGCAAACATTAACTGAATTCAACCACATAAGGGCTTTTACGTACATGTTTTAGTAAGATTTAAAAATAAAAAGGAGTTGTTAActagctacccgccgtggttgcttagtggccgtggtgctgggctgctaagcacgaggtcgcggtatcgaatccaggcgatggcggccgcatttcaatgggggcaaaatgcgaaaccacccgtgtacttagatttaggtgcacgttaaagaaccccaggtggtccaattttccggagtcccccactacagcgtgcctcataagcagatcatggttttggcacgtaggaccccataatttaatgtcaACTAGCTGAAGCAAGTCGAAACGGCCTCAAATGGCCATGTCAAAATTATGCAGTAGTCcatcccggatatatcgaactcgaaggggtcgcgaaatagttcgatataccGATAATTCGAAATGCCAAACATACGCCTCTGAATCGCATCTGAATAAACCTCCGCACGTCTCGAATCGACAGTTTCGCGAGATTTCGGATATCGCAAATTTACCGATTCGCTTCTGCAAAGACCGCGTCGAAGGCGCAGAACTTTATACTTGCTCCTTTTTGCGCACGAATGTCTCCCACACTGCGGATACGTCTTTTGGACCGCAACGCTAACCCTAAATGTCCGCGTCGCCGGACGCGAAACCGGCCGCCGTGCGCCTCTCGCGCGTCAAATTGATTCTTGTTGCGCGTTGTTCGTTCAGGATAATGTAGAAATGGAGGCAGTGCGGGAGCGAACCGTCATGTCTTTGTGTGGATTTGCGCCGTGCCGCCATGCAGCGCAAAGCTTGTGCTGAGAATCGCATACGCTAACATGTCTGCATCCGGCCGCGTGTGTCCGTTTAAGCGGCCTATCGTCGTACGTCGATAAGGCGACGAGTATTCCAGCCAGACTGTATAGTGTCGGGTTTTGGAACCGGCTTCCTGTTGTAACCAGGCGGCGGCGGCCTCGCCATCTCGTCCGCCCTACCGAGTCCGCCCATCTCGCGTGCGCCGCTCGGCGGGCTCTGCGTCGACGCCTCGCGGTCACGTGACTTCGCCCTTTCCCTCCGGCCGCCGTTTCGGCGACACAGACGCTGTTTCGTAGATTCGAAAGTGACGTTCGGCTTGCAGAACATCCGAGCCCATTCCCACTCACGTATACAACCCTGCGGAGACGGAATGAAACGCGTTCAGCGCGTACGATGGGCCTTCGATATCGCACGGCGAATTGAGTCCATCGCGGCGGTGCTGCCGCGTGGTGGGATTTCCGCGAAGTGCGGACAGGCGTGCGTATAGGTTTTCGTAAATCCGCATTGGTGACGTAAAATACCGTGGACGGATTTTTAAGTCGAGTCGAGTAGGATTCGTCTTGGCGTTCCGCGGAACCCTGTTAAAAAATGTTCCTGGGTACCCGGTGGTGCAGACGTCTCCAGTTCGACATCCTATATATGCACGGAGCCACTCAGTGTGGATACGGAATTGTATCCGCGCCTTCTCGTGGAACGCGTATCGAACCGGGAGGCTTTTCGCCACGTGCCTTTCTCGTTCTCGAAACAAGTAACGCGGCGACCTGCCCTTGTCGATAACGAACGACCGCAGTTTGAACGGGCCATCCGCATATGCAGACACGTGCGCAccctgttcatttttttttttactcattgaCATGTATTGCCCTTCAGTTCGACGTCTCGTCTGACAGTATGTGCCAAAACAGTGCTGTTTCGAAATCGTCAATATTTCCGATGGCGCGAGATATGTTCGATGTGTTTTGTATGTGGCGGTGGTGTGGTGTATGTGTACGTGGTGCACGCGTGGTACAGCGCTGTACTTTGCATTAGATCCCCAGTTGTTCGATATAGACagtaattcgatatatccggtaTCGACTGTAGTAGCTTCACGCTCCAATCAAAGTGCTCAAGAAAAACAATCTGCAGAGCCCTGTATGTTGTAGTATTGTAGAAGCAGCAATATAGTGGACAACTCGATCGGAAAGCGCCTTGGTAATGACAAGTTGCTCCAACCGTATTGTGCATCTCCTAGCTCAATGGAGTCTGGTGGCACGGTAAAAAGTCATGAACACCATTAACCACTCCGCCATTGTAGTAGCCAGCTAGTGGTGCTTAAAATGCAGCAATATCAGGTTTCTTTCATGCCTGGACTGCTCGAATCTCGTTCATTTtctttacaaataaaaaaaagggggcgggGGAGAGATTTTAAAAGCATTACAAAGGCCTAAAACTCTCCTACATCCACATGGACATCAAGTGCCAGCATATATCACTCAACATGGCGGTTAAAATATGACGACGGACTAGACTGATTTAAGTCAACGTTACATACTTGCGTGGTATCCCAGTTAGGCAGTTGGATGGTACTCGTTATAAAACATGGCTCCTGCAATCTACTGTTGGGAGTTTCATTAACAGCACCGAGAATATCTTCCATAGAAAGACAAGAGCACAAGCGACGACATTTAACTAAATGTGTGTGGCGGACAGTAATGCTTCGCGATGTTTCGTCCATTGCTTCTCCTCGTCCCTGCCGACCAGCGACGCGGGCCCAACAAACTGCCTCGAAAACAGTTGCCGACAGCACCCGTTAAGAAACAGTGGTGCAGTATAGGGAGATACGTTTCGCCAGGAAGATCCACGCTCCTTGTGAAAAACGCCGATTATTTCCGTGTTTTGCTTCAGCTTTGCTCTTCCCCAAAGCGGTCCAAGCACATCGCACGGTCCTCGAGCCGAGGCAAGTAAGTATACATACTAAAAGTTGGCACACAAAACTGACGCGTCGTAGACACTACCATCATCCGGAAGGAAAGGGCACACACGGCACGGAAGCCGACTGTCACGTGATAGTCCAAGTCTGGCTGAAGCGCGTCGCGTCGAACGAGACGGCGTGGTCGGCCACCCGAGGCGCCGCGGCGGTGGCCACGTTGACCGGCGTCCGGCTTCCCCCGCGACTCGGATGCACGCGCGCGGCCAGCAGCCAACCGCAGCAGGCGTTCTTGATCTTCTGCGGCTTGCAGAAGAACAGTCTCAGCATGCAGAACACGAACCCGATGCCCACCAGGGGCGGCCCAAGCCCGAGCACGGTCGGCCGGGACTCCGGGTTGCCGAACCGGCCGTACGTCGCGAGCAGCGTGACCGCCGAGCCGAGGAACGCGAGCAGAGCGCCCAGCAGGAGCAGCACGTCTGCTCCGAGGGTTTCCCGAAGCAGCTGGCCCGGAGGTATGAGCGGCCTGCGGCCCTTGACGGGCCTCCGGCCGGCCAGGTTGGTGCCGGGCGGCGGGCAGGCGATGCTGACCTCGGTCCAGTCctggacgccgccgccgccgcccgggCTCACTTGCGGCTGCAGCgccatctgctgctgctgctgttgtctcaGCTGCTGGCGCTTGATCATGATGTCTCGGAGCCGCCGGGCGACGGGCGTCAACGCGGCGCTGCGCATGTTGCGGAACGACTTGACGGCCAACGCCACCGTCGGGTTGGTGAGGAGCGGGTCGCTGGGGTCCAGCGGCGCCGGCGGAGGAGACGACGGCGGCGGTAGACCGCCCGGCGCCAGGGACGCCACGGCTGCGCCTGCGGATTGAGATGACCTAAATTGTGAATGGGACTGTCTTTTGAGCAAAGCCTTGCGCGCAGACAGGACTTGTCGCGTCTGTCTGCTAATTTTAGAGCGATAGCTATACTGTTACAGGTGCAAACCCAGAAAACGCCCTGGTTCCGTAAACCTGACCTTCAAACTCAGCCAAGGTCAATCTGAGCTTGCCGCTATCCCGGCTGCTACTGCGTTCGCCGCGTGagcgcccatatcttgaaagcgatctgcgatgtgggcAAAGTTCGCGGTCGCTCGGGCCCCCCTTCTAGGTGATCTGCGATGTGTACAGTCAGccgcaaaagtttgcgggatctGCAATGCGTGGCGAAGCGACGCAAACCTGCATTGCTGCGCCGTCTACCGTCACACAGCGTGGTGTCGAGGCTGCACAAAGCGCGCCGGGCGCGGAAGTGCCAGGAGCCTCGACACCACGCTGTGTGACGGTAGACGGCGCAGCAGTGCAGTTTTGCGTTATACGGAGACCTTAGTTTTGCGTCGCACCCCAACGCATTGCATCCCCCAAACTTTTGCGGCTGACTGTACAAAGTGAGCCGAGTGCAGGGAGCTCCGTacgtgctgtgctttcgacgcttagttcgagttgaagcgagacgcagcctgaaggccaattcgctcgctgctgctgccgcaccgagcagcgtctgtgtgttGTGATGCAATTGTAGATGCAGTAGTTGCTGACGGCGCCGAGCACCTTCTGTGTCCTCtaccaaagcaagcaaaaccgtgcTATCGCTCGACAAACTTGGTTTGGCCGCGTTCAACTACggcaattttaacgcgacagcgttaaggagctcgtgtcgcagaaaagccggtgtcgtcggcgttggccgtgagcgataaatcccagcaggcacttcatgaataaaaaacaacttgcaagatgggttgggtgggaatcgaaccatggtctccggagtgtgagacggaggcgctgtcactcagccacgagttcgatgcttcaaagtggtacaaaagcgtctctagtgaatgcggtgttgccttagaaacgagctgtttaaggctcaggcgtgcgtcgcttgctcaggcgcacatttcgttgccgcgccgaacgcggcactgctcgacgctcaccgcgtccgatgtggggcgcgtagtcgctgcgccgtagcccactgttacaccccttggcgggtcgacgggaacgctgtcgcgttccactcttgaaggcgaagcttaagcgtgctccaattttttcatcGAATCATTTGAGCAGCTATGCACGTCGACCTTACCCTCCTCAGCGTCGACACTTGGTTGGCACTTTAATTTTTTCTGTCTTGTAAAATACATTAGATTAAAATGATGTAGTCGAGTACAAAGCTTTTGATGACTGTTCATTGTGGTTAAGAAACATTGTTCCGTTCTTAAAATATTTTGTAATAAACTGCCCCTACTGCCAGAGCAATTTGGAAGGTTGTTAATTGTGTCGTAATGAAGaggcgctatatatatattttttttagcaATTGTCCTCGTCTCCATTCGCAGTCTATTTTCGCGGTGCGTGGAGAATAGAAATTCGTGCCAAACCGGGCCCAGAATATTCTAGAATTCCAGCTGTTGTCATACAGGGAAAGCAAATCAATGCGTTCCAGCATGAAGCGCATAACTTGTGCTAATTCTGTGTGATCGCACACTTTgattcgcgtttttttttttcctgctacaGGCGCTCAACGCGGCTAAGTATTTCATCTATAAAATGTCTTGCCAAACTAAGCAACAAGCAGTTCACActaaatttttttaaagcaaatctTGCATTGCCTCACTCATGTCGGTGTTGCCGTACGAAAAAAAACCCAAGGAGCGCGAAAATAAAATTGGCTTGTCGGGCTGCGGATTCGATACAATGCCCTCCGTGTTACGAGACTACCACCGCTAACCTATTCAGTCACCGTCggttttctttattgcatggaattatgagtAGTTACATTCAGTCACTGTCGGTTCGTAATAGGCGCCCTTTAAGGCGGGGTTTTATATGCgtgaagaagtagacgcagcgcaaggtgcgagccaatcacaggcgtctCCTCCCTCCGGAGAAGGGAAAGAGTGTTAGCACGTGTTCGCTCGCCTTGTGCCCACCGTCTCCCGCCAGTTCAGACCCGGcagttctgccgaagagcaggctgcgtcgAAGGAGTGGGAGGGGGTCCcgcgttcggccgaagaacaggcggcgtttgatgaacgccccCGGGAACGCCCCCGCGCGAAGCCTAGGTGTTGCGACAACGAAGAAACGCGGATCCCGAGCTCCGCTTGTACCCCTCGTCATAGTAGAAGAAGGGCGgtcaattttcttttttgcatgataCATACGCAAACAATTCGCTACGAATTATTTGGGCCAAATTGGGCAGGGCAGATTGGTCTGCAAGAGGCCTATGTATTGGCTGTCcaaacgcatttttttttatagtcAGGGGCGTAGTGGGccaggaggggagggggggcacgTGCCTCTCCCCTCCCCGAAGTTTCGCGCAATGACCGTATCTCCGCGAACGTGATAGTTCGAGAGTATACCGCGCCCCTGGAACCGCAAGATCAGTGGCCAGGTGCTGTGCGAGGCGAAACTAAAGGGAGTAAATGTGACTCGTACTGCTGGATCTAGTCTAGATTCAGGAATGAAACTTCTTCCCGCATATACTCGACTCGGCGATCGCCGCCGTGTAGGTCGCGCAGCGGAGCTCGATATATCGGCACGGATTTCGCGTTTTTAGTCTGTGGGGTTTACTGGCTGTCGACATGGCGCAATTAGTGCATAAGCTATACAGTCGGCATGGGTACGGGAATCGAGCTCTTCTTTTAGCCTTCAGTCATAGTGCTGCCACCTGGTTTCGAAGATGGCTCctgcgcttctttttgttttgctttgccgGGTTACATGGGGCGCCTTCTGACCTTACCgaaagtcggttctttattctgtgaCCTTATACTCTTGCGACTgcattgtgtgcgtgtgtatacgGGTTACGGCGCAGTTCTGGCGTTTATCGATCGACTGCTTCGCGTGCACGCTCCTCCGTAGAGTTCGACCCGCTACCTGCACGGTGGCACGCAATCTGCGACAAGGGATTGCGACGACAGCGCGCGGAAAGAGTGCACTGGCATATACGTGAAGAGTGCtgggacctaactgctttagcagtgtatgctgacaatctcgcaccatacagaacagccaggaaggagtacccaacaccacataaatccctcaataagttggAAGAGAACACTCTTTGGAGACTACAtactaatacatacccaacgccagctaagttacaccagtggtaccctacactatactccccgcaatgcccacactgtggagaggtatagctaacctctaccacatggtgtgggcttgcctATTTAATCCCGTAGTTGACCCCAttccaaatccctcaaaagagcagtgggagcctattctgctcagcgatgatcctgaccgtcagcactggctggtgggaagggccagcgcagcagcagtaaccagtgggctaccggaataggcggcccacccacgagttctacgaatatcctgcaaataaagatgtttttaatcaatcaatcaatacgcGAAGTCTGTATATTCGGAATagtgtaaaaaaacaaaaacagaataGGTTAAATGGCCGTCGATTGCGACGGAGTGAGTGAATTAACGTGCCACCGTATACGGCATGCGTATAATTAAACTGATCAAAAGTGTAAAAGGAGGTCGGTAAACGCTGGCGCGAGATCTTGCCACTCGCGGCATGCATCTGGTGGAAGAGGGAGGCTGGTTCGCCTGCGGAAAACGTGCGAGATTGAATACAActgaagtctgcagtgaagccccgcccacgccctcataaccgccagccactgttgcTCTGCGAGGCTGCAagtagttcgtacttcaaacatTCCCTGTTGCCTAAATagggcggtaaccacaaaaataaaattacaagagcgtaattttatacgttttcactcgcataTTATAGCGAAACTGTGAAAGCCTAATTCGTTATTTAACTGAAATAAAGCGCTTGCTCCGCAGCAGCTATTTagtgtcaagtttcacttcagttggcagtggagtttcatcagtaaaatgggatcagcagtgaaatgaactgtactgcggacttttgaagagggaaatgctcagactccgtaAACTTAGTCCATGTCTGTttcacacctcatcgcttccgccgatgaaaagacttcGAGAACAGCAGATGCTCCCGAGGTATCAGGCATAGAGTCTATGGTATCaggtacgacgccattttgaaatggtcgcatgacgacgattttgtctGCTTCTGTGATTGGTTAGCGGAGGAACTCAACCCCGCgaggtccgtgtgccttggttgccaactgcagTTTTTTTCTCATTGTATTTCGGCAGCTTTCCTACGCGTGCTGTGGGAAACCTGCCAACCGCAATGATAGTTATATGATTTGACCGACCGgctgattgattaattgattgattaattaaatGATCGATTGGTTGGGTCTATCTATGCCATCACCGCGTATCGCCGTGGCCATTTGCCATGTATACTTGGAGGCGTCCCGGATAAGCCTCAAATTTCGTCATGACATACTGCGACGTTTAGTGCTCCAAAAATATAAGTCTAACCTGTCTAGCTTAAATGCACCACCAAACGGCAAAACAAGATTATGTTATACTGGTAAAGTTGTCTTTGAAAACTCAATATTCATTGATTTGTTGAAAAACTGTTTGCGAACGTGGATCAAATGAAGATAAAACCAGCGCTGCATGGTACAAACTAATCGTATAAAGACGCCAAAACCTTGGCGTCTTTATACGCGTGTGCCATCacgaatttcaaagtattttcttttattttgggtCATTTTGCCCCTCGATAACTGTCTCAAAACTCACTTGATTGAGCCTTTGGTCGCTTTAAATTGCCACGTCGTTCTTCTTTGCCGGTATACACGTAACACGAATAGACTCCGTCAAAATCAAAGACGTCACTGCGAGCTGGCGCAGTTACAGCGTCGCCGCGTGGGCGCTGCCATCTTTTGAACACGTGACCGCGCCGGCATTGAAAGCGCCCCCTGGTTTTCGTGCTGGTGGGCTGCGCTTGGAAAACAACGGCAGGATGAGGCACGCTAAGACACACACGGAAGCGCCCTATAGCAACTGACGTTTGCTGAAAATTCCACGTGTTCGTATACCCGTAATCGTAAAGCCACGTGATATGCCCTATTTATGTTACCTGCTGAGTTTTAAAAAGGTATTTATTTTTCTGACTTACAATAATAATATGGCGTATGCTGGTGCACTTGGAACCTTCGCTGATTGTAGCTTTTGCCTATGTAATTTCTCGCGCACATTTATCTTTGTGGGAGCTGACTATGCTGCAGTTTGAAGGGGAAAAAAGGGAGTGGGGAAGCAACACTCGCCTTTTCAAGCCTCGTTTCACAGTAAGCGTGAACACTTTGCAGAAGCGTAACACGACAACGGGCGTTGCGTGGACAGTCCATGTAATGCGGCCATGTGATGCGTAGTATAGATAACCGAAAAGTGGAGCGCTGTCGAGGAcggtagatatatatatacacacctacTTGCGTATATCTACCTACTATATATACTTGCGGTGTGATTTAAAagaaattatattatggggttttacgtgcggaaaccactttctgattatgaggcacgccgtagtggaggactctccggaaattccgaccacctcgggttctttaacgtgcacctaaatctaagtacctcgggtgttttcgcatttcgcccccatcgaaatgcggcggccgtggccgggattcgatcccgcgacttcgtgctcagcagcctaacaccacagccactgagcaaccacggcgggtgttgcggtgggatgaaattagggaatttgTGGGCCCAAGAATGGTgtcagctggtgcaagacaggggtaattgagaTCGTCCTGCAGTAGGCATAAAAAATAGCGTGGTGATACGATGAGGATGTGTACTTTGTAATACAACGTATAGTTTAATATTCCTCGCACAATTTGATGCATGACTAAGCGGACCTATACGGCATGGAAATCGGAATACCTCCACCGTACAAGCGGCGCCCAACACGGCACGGgttgtgcatgttttttttttttcttgatcatCCACTCAATAAATCAGTCGAACGTATAGCCGGATTGCGCGTGCAGACAGATATGCACTTTCGCGTTGGCACGCCTTCGTGCATTCGCATGTATACGTAATATGAAATCGATCGCTCCACATCATGCCGTCTGTACGTGCCAGCTTTTTca
This genomic window contains:
- the LOC135913760 gene encoding uncharacterized protein isoform X1 — translated: MSWDHVLCQPVVGRYGDRGGQQKLRNPPSSVTAACLGPFHAACGAYRVVWCLSTGSGAGFASACIAGAAVASLAPGGLPPPSSPPPAPLDPSDPLLTNPTVALAVKSFRNMRSAALTPVARRLRDIMIKRQQLRQQQQQQMALQPQVSPGGGGGVQDWTEVSIACPPPGTNLAGRRPVKGRRPLIPPGQLLRETLGADVLLLLGALLAFLGSAVTLLATYGRFGNPESRPTVLGLGPPLVGIGFVFCMLRLFFCKPQKIKNACCGWLLAARVHPSRGGSRTPVNVATAAAPRVADHAVSFDATRFSQTWTIT
- the LOC135913760 gene encoding uncharacterized protein isoform X2 — encoded protein: MFSEIICKPFENVGAAVASLAPGGLPPPSSPPPAPLDPSDPLLTNPTVALAVKSFRNMRSAALTPVARRLRDIMIKRQQLRQQQQQQMALQPQVSPGGGGGVQDWTEVSIACPPPGTNLAGRRPVKGRRPLIPPGQLLRETLGADVLLLLGALLAFLGSAVTLLATYGRFGNPESRPTVLGLGPPLVGIGFVFCMLRLFFCKPQKIKNACCGWLLAARVHPSRGGSRTPVNVATAAAPRVADHAVSFDATRFSQTWTIT